A genomic window from Helicobacter sp. MIT 21-1697 includes:
- the tilS gene encoding tRNA lysidine(34) synthetase TilS — protein sequence MAKKDVYKLTYNTFDTLFELRDTLASSLVPLKQTHNLLGFSGGVDSTALFFLLLECEISFDIAIVHYHTRPQADDEVAYAKELAATYNKLCFVAHAPHFDTNFEHNARSFRFDFFRSLITKHCYTHLLLAHQLNDRLEWLLMQLTKGAGLGNLLGFSDERYNDDESFTHYTIVRPLESMPKNALYRFCKERGIKYFEDSSNQDKTFRRNYFRYEFCDKLVNEFSTGIARTLSYLQRDKQSLENMLYANTLELESLQEQIQKQIYNVNVPLHTHHIRCIIFSIHKVRAQNDDNLLLLFCDKVAKRCGYVLSAAQREEISKSNFNCKIAHLIITSNAHRIYIAQDFINMYKIVTQGPMSKKFKICCASHCVPPKLRLLLWAEFCAWEMLHKTTHRDSYYLVNEQTSQHTFSHFMTKIDHFFTF from the coding sequence GTGGCTAAAAAAGATGTTTATAAGCTGACATATAATACTTTTGATACTCTATTTGAGTTAAGAGATACTCTCGCTTCCTCTCTTGTTCCATTGAAGCAAACGCACAATTTGCTTGGATTTTCTGGTGGGGTAGATTCCACAGCACTTTTTTTTCTTTTGCTTGAGTGTGAGATTTCCTTTGATATTGCCATTGTGCATTATCATACCCGCCCACAAGCCGATGATGAAGTAGCTTATGCCAAAGAGCTTGCTGCTACTTATAATAAGCTTTGTTTTGTGGCGCACGCACCGCATTTTGATACAAATTTTGAACATAATGCACGTTCTTTTCGCTTTGACTTTTTTCGGTCTTTGATTACCAAACATTGCTATACACATCTTTTGCTTGCTCATCAGCTTAATGACCGCTTAGAGTGGTTGCTTATGCAGCTTACAAAAGGTGCAGGACTTGGGAATCTGCTAGGTTTTTCAGATGAGCGATACAATGATGATGAGTCTTTTACTCACTATACAATCGTGCGTCCTTTAGAATCTATGCCCAAAAATGCATTGTATAGATTCTGTAAAGAGCGCGGAATAAAGTATTTTGAAGATAGTAGTAATCAAGATAAGACTTTTAGGCGAAATTATTTTAGATATGAGTTTTGTGATAAATTAGTCAATGAGTTTAGCACAGGCATTGCACGCACTCTATCGTATCTTCAACGCGATAAGCAGAGTCTTGAAAATATGCTTTATGCGAATACTTTAGAGCTAGAATCCTTGCAAGAGCAAATTCAAAAACAAATATATAATGTAAATGTTCCATTGCATACTCATCATATACGTTGCATAATTTTTAGTATCCACAAAGTAAGGGCGCAAAATGATGACAATTTACTTTTGCTTTTTTGTGATAAGGTAGCTAAACGATGTGGATATGTGTTGAGTGCGGCTCAAAGAGAAGAGATAAGCAAAAGTAACTTTAATTGCAAAATTGCTCATCTTATTATCACAAGTAATGCTCATAGAATCTATATTGCACAAGATTTTATCAATATGTATAAAATAGTAACACAAGGTCCTATGTCAAAAAAATTTAAAATATGTTGTGCATCTCATTGTGTGCCACCAAAGCTTCGTTTATTGCTGTGGGCGGAATTTTGTGCTTGGGAAATGCTACATAAAACTACGCATAGAGATTCTTATTATTTGGTAAATGAACAAACAAGCCAACACACTTTTAGCCATTTTATGACAAAAATAGACCACTTTTTTACTTTTTAA
- the purM gene encoding phosphoribosylformylglycinamidine cyclo-ligase, producing MISYKDSGVDIDEGNALVEGLKPLVTSTFDKNVIGGIGSFAGAYALPSGYKNPVILGATDGVGTKLRLAIDAQKFDSIGIDLVAMCVNDLICNFAMPMFFLDYYATGKLNKDIALKVISGIVEGCKQAQCALIGGESAEMPSMYAKDDFDLAGFAVGIAERDEVQLQRVQAGDILIALPSSGIHSNGYSLVRKVLFEKLKMSFDEIFEGQTLIDTLLTPTRIYTPLFKQIYNSALRPYLHGLAHITGGGIVENLPRILPPQLGAKIHIDSLQVPPIFTLIGQYVEKNEMYRTFNMGVGMILAVNKTKVDEMLHLSHTFHGYIIGEVCGGEGIYFN from the coding sequence ATGATAAGCTATAAAGATTCTGGAGTAGATATTGATGAGGGAAATGCCCTTGTAGAAGGACTAAAGCCTCTTGTTACATCTACATTTGATAAAAATGTAATAGGCGGGATAGGTTCTTTTGCTGGAGCATACGCGCTACCTAGTGGATATAAAAATCCTGTGATTTTGGGAGCAACCGATGGTGTAGGAACAAAATTGCGTCTTGCCATTGATGCGCAAAAATTTGATAGTATAGGCATTGATTTGGTAGCAATGTGCGTGAATGATTTGATTTGCAACTTTGCTATGCCTATGTTCTTTCTTGATTATTATGCTACGGGGAAACTTAATAAAGATATTGCGCTAAAAGTAATTAGCGGCATAGTAGAGGGCTGCAAACAGGCTCAATGTGCGCTTATTGGTGGAGAGAGTGCAGAAATGCCAAGTATGTATGCAAAAGATGATTTTGATTTAGCAGGATTTGCAGTAGGCATTGCCGAGAGAGATGAGGTACAACTACAACGTGTTCAGGCAGGTGATATTCTCATTGCGTTGCCAAGTAGCGGGATTCATAGTAATGGTTACTCACTTGTGCGCAAAGTGCTTTTTGAGAAGCTTAAAATGTCTTTTGATGAGATATTTGAAGGGCAAACACTCATTGACACACTTCTTACACCTACGCGAATTTATACACCACTTTTTAAACAGATATATAATTCTGCGTTGCGCCCATATCTGCACGGATTAGCGCATATTACAGGTGGAGGCATTGTAGAGAATCTCCCTCGTATATTGCCCCCACAATTAGGGGCAAAAATACACATAGATTCGCTCCAAGTGCCACCAATTTTTACGCTTATTGGACAATATGTGGAGAAAAATGAAATGTATCGCACCTTTAATATGGGAGTTGGTATGATTCTTGCTGTGAATAAGACCAAAGTAGATGAAATGCTGCACCTTAGTCATACTTTTCACGGGTATATCATTGGTGAAGTATGTGGGGGTGAGGGCATATATTTTAACTAA
- a CDS encoding sulfite exporter TauE/SafE family protein, with amino-acid sequence MSIEILVVLGCVSGVAAGFFGIGGGVIIVPCLLLLGMQMEYAIGISIMQMIFSSAFGSFINILQKKLNICDGVFVGLGGLMGAAFSGIIVDTLSSQILLLLFLFLSCVSFYKYAFDVKTTANPTPPITNPLKQKILMIIAGFLTGIFAVSLGVGGGLILAPILAYYLGFDSKKVVPISLFFIIFASVSGSISLATHDLIDFQSGLIVGLSSMFGVGCGIYLMSKVTLNNHRYALIGIYALSILLTLWKVFLEF; translated from the coding sequence ATGAGCATAGAGATTTTAGTTGTTCTTGGCTGTGTAAGTGGTGTAGCTGCTGGATTTTTTGGCATAGGCGGCGGCGTGATTATCGTCCCTTGTCTGCTTTTGCTTGGTATGCAAATGGAATATGCCATTGGTATTTCAATAATGCAAATGATATTTTCCTCTGCATTTGGCTCATTTATTAATATTTTGCAAAAAAAGCTCAATATCTGTGATGGCGTGTTTGTAGGCTTAGGAGGTCTTATGGGAGCAGCCTTTAGTGGGATAATTGTTGATACGCTTTCTTCTCAAATTCTTCTTTTGTTGTTCTTGTTTCTCTCTTGTGTGAGTTTTTACAAATATGCCTTTGATGTCAAAACGACCGCCAATCCCACTCCACCTATTACAAACCCACTGAAACAAAAGATTCTTATGATTATCGCTGGTTTTCTTACCGGAATTTTTGCTGTGAGTTTGGGCGTAGGTGGAGGACTCATTCTTGCACCTATACTTGCATATTATCTTGGATTTGATTCTAAAAAAGTAGTGCCCATTTCACTTTTCTTTATTATTTTTGCTTCTGTATCAGGGAGCATTTCACTTGCCACTCACGATTTGATTGATTTTCAATCAGGCTTAATTGTTGGGCTTTCATCAATGTTTGGTGTGGGTTGTGGTATCTACCTTATGAGCAAGGTTACATTGAATAATCATCGCTATGCGCTTATCGGTATTTACGCATTGTCCATTCTATTGACATTGTGGAAAGTTTTTTTAGAGTTTTGA
- a CDS encoding HugZ family heme oxygenase — MNYQSIIGHMNQHHKDELIGLCKKYGDPSTLKNAHIQNVSLVNVDFEGLDIVYNDNISLRVEFPKKADEHTLKDAIIALCQGAKASDIHTISDEIAQFKKEFGSILIASIDKEGNAICSYAPLMQIENKAYIYISEVAEHFHSIAANPSKIEVMFLEDECKAKSVILRKRLKYRAQARFIERDNQEFEQALNSLESAMGGAGGIKTIRQMSDFHLIELQLGLGRFVKGFGQAYDILPNGEIKQVGGSGNPHSKTNPHSS, encoded by the coding sequence ATGAATTATCAAAGTATAATCGGACATATGAACCAACATCACAAAGATGAACTTATTGGTTTGTGTAAAAAGTATGGCGACCCAAGCACTTTGAAAAATGCTCACATACAAAATGTTTCGCTTGTAAATGTGGATTTTGAAGGTTTAGATATTGTCTATAATGACAACATATCGTTGCGCGTAGAGTTTCCAAAAAAAGCAGATGAACATACACTTAAAGATGCGATTATTGCATTATGTCAAGGAGCAAAAGCATCTGATATACATACCATAAGTGATGAAATTGCGCAATTTAAAAAAGAATTTGGCTCTATTTTGATTGCAAGTATTGATAAAGAAGGTAATGCAATTTGTTCTTACGCACCTCTTATGCAGATTGAAAATAAAGCCTATATTTATATCAGTGAGGTTGCGGAGCATTTTCATAGCATCGCTGCCAATCCTTCTAAAATTGAGGTAATGTTTTTAGAAGATGAATGTAAGGCAAAATCCGTGATTTTACGCAAGAGGTTGAAATATCGCGCTCAAGCTCGTTTTATAGAACGTGATAATCAAGAATTTGAGCAAGCGCTCAATAGTTTAGAATCTGCAATGGGAGGAGCTGGAGGCATTAAAACTATTCGTCAAATGAGTGATTTTCATCTGATAGAATTGCAATTAGGATTAGGACGATTTGTAAAAGGATTCGGGCAGGCTTATGATATTTTACCAAATGGTGAAATTAAGCAAGTTGGCGGAAGTGGCAATCCTCATTCTAAAACAAACCCGCATAGTTCTTAA
- a CDS encoding shikimate dehydrogenase — protein MLGFFAVYGNPIVHSKSPFLHNYAFEKLGLSGYYSRILLDVGANLRRNFLSNGLSGANITLPFKEEAFCQCDEVRGVAQNIGACNTWVLESRKHLVGYNTDAQGFYECIKEYKINNALIIGAGGSAKAIAMILQSHNIPTTLINRSAPNLGFFADKGFECYVSSEFKPTCSYDILINTTSAGLNDNVLPCDEAQLKELCSCAKYAFELIYGKLTPFLALAQSFDLVCADGKEMLINQAALSFELFCKQKFNRDNLDIQSIKAFMGEIS, from the coding sequence ATGCTTGGCTTTTTTGCCGTTTATGGCAATCCCATTGTGCATTCTAAATCCCCATTTTTGCATAATTATGCCTTTGAAAAACTTGGCTTAAGTGGCTATTATAGCCGTATTTTGCTAGATGTTGGTGCGAATCTTCGGCGTAATTTTCTCTCAAATGGCTTAAGTGGAGCAAATATTACTTTGCCCTTTAAAGAAGAAGCTTTTTGTCAATGTGATGAGGTGCGTGGCGTAGCACAAAATATCGGCGCTTGTAATACTTGGGTGCTTGAGAGCAGAAAACATCTTGTTGGCTATAATACAGACGCGCAAGGATTCTATGAATGTATCAAAGAATATAAAATTAACAATGCTCTTATTATTGGTGCGGGGGGGTCAGCCAAAGCGATAGCGATGATACTTCAATCTCATAATATTCCAACAACGCTTATTAATCGTTCAGCTCCCAATCTTGGTTTTTTTGCTGATAAAGGTTTTGAATGTTATGTAAGTAGCGAATTTAAACCTACTTGTAGTTATGATATTCTTATTAATACTACAAGTGCGGGGCTTAATGATAATGTATTACCCTGTGATGAGGCACAGCTTAAAGAACTATGCTCTTGTGCTAAATATGCGTTTGAGCTTATTTATGGAAAACTCACGCCTTTTCTTGCTTTAGCTCAAAGTTTTGACCTTGTTTGTGCCGATGGGAAAGAAATGCTTATAAATCAAGCAGCTCTTTCGTTTGAGCTTTTTTGCAAACAAAAATTTAATAGAGATAATTTAGACATACAGAGCATTAAAGCGTTTATGGGTGAGATTTCATAG
- a CDS encoding SH3 domain-containing protein, with translation MNARTFFKLYSLPFLIILFGLGVYGGILVFVAQKNFITMKHNVSSTPTQEGVPNTESPQIADLTPNAPSNQEAPKQSIAQNTHNPLVQDIHEPENTSIENIPATQSPINIQTASSEPPQASVMLPADSHAQTHRYAKYRSNIRKAPSSESIVVSYADAGEVLDILDTQNGWSKVKNTRGIEGYIASRLLSESVGQSEGEAYIVLADVLKVRAAPDLHAAVIGHLNHNSHAFVLEIQEEWAKILFNRQYGYISSHYIVKEGVN, from the coding sequence TTGAATGCACGAACTTTTTTTAAACTTTATTCACTTCCTTTTTTGATTATTTTATTTGGATTGGGAGTATATGGTGGAATCCTTGTGTTTGTGGCACAAAAAAACTTTATTACTATGAAACATAATGTCTCAAGCACACCAACACAAGAGGGAGTTCCAAATACAGAATCTCCACAAATAGCAGATTTAACACCAAATGCTCCTAGCAATCAAGAAGCACCTAAACAATCCATTGCTCAAAACACTCACAATCCACTTGTGCAAGATATTCACGAACCAGAAAATACATCTATTGAGAATATACCTGCTACACAATCACCCATAAATATACAAACAGCAAGCTCGGAACCACCACAGGCATCTGTTATGCTCCCTGCTGATTCTCACGCACAAACACATCGTTATGCTAAATATCGCTCTAATATTCGTAAAGCGCCCTCTTCGGAATCTATAGTTGTTTCTTATGCAGATGCAGGGGAAGTATTAGACATACTTGATACACAAAATGGCTGGAGTAAGGTAAAAAATACTCGTGGCATTGAGGGCTATATCGCATCGCGTTTGCTTAGTGAATCTGTGGGGCAATCTGAAGGTGAAGCCTATATTGTTTTGGCAGATGTGCTTAAGGTTCGTGCTGCCCCAGATTTACACGCAGCAGTTATTGGACATTTAAATCATAATAGCCACGCTTTTGTGCTTGAAATACAAGAAGAATGGGCAAAGATTTTGTTTAATAGGCAGTATGGTTATATTTCGTCTCATTATATTGTTAAAGAAGGTGTAAATTAG
- the ung gene encoding uracil-DNA glycosylase: MTINLDKIKIPDDWKQLLANEFLSPYFADIKSHYLNALANKEMIYPKPHQIFAAFALTPLSSLKVVILGQDPYHGSAMINGELTPQAMGLSFSVPRGMPIPPSLKNIYAELSQSLHITPPSHGDLSGWARQGVLLLNAILSVRANAPASHKHFGWEYFSDGVIRALSARKEHLVFMLWGNYAKKKAPLIDSSKHKIITAPHPSPLARGFVGSNVFVQANIYLQEHAQEPIAWESL; encoded by the coding sequence ATGACAATTAACCTTGATAAAATAAAGATTCCAGATGATTGGAAGCAACTTCTTGCGAATGAGTTTTTAAGCCCTTATTTTGCAGATATTAAATCGCATTATCTCAATGCCCTTGCCAACAAAGAAATGATATACCCAAAGCCCCATCAGATTTTTGCCGCCTTTGCTCTTACCCCTCTTTCTTCTCTTAAGGTTGTAATACTTGGACAAGACCCATATCACGGCAGTGCTATGATAAATGGTGAGCTCACACCTCAAGCAATGGGCTTGAGCTTTAGTGTGCCTCGTGGTATGCCTATCCCACCTTCTTTAAAAAATATTTATGCGGAACTTTCTCAAAGCTTACATATTACACCACCTTCACACGGAGACTTGAGTGGTTGGGCAAGACAGGGTGTTTTATTGCTCAATGCAATTTTAAGTGTTCGGGCGAATGCGCCCGCTTCACATAAACATTTTGGGTGGGAATATTTTAGCGATGGTGTGATAAGAGCATTATCGGCGCGTAAAGAACATTTGGTATTTATGCTATGGGGTAATTATGCTAAGAAAAAAGCACCACTTATTGATAGCTCTAAACATAAAATTATTACTGCGCCACACCCTAGTCCTTTAGCGCGTGGCTTTGTTGGGAGTAATGTGTTTGTTCAAGCCAATATTTATCTTCAAGAACACGCTCAAGAACCTATTGCGTGGGAGAGTCTTTAG
- the ccoN gene encoding cytochrome-c oxidase, cbb3-type subunit I: MQTNTLEYDYSIAKLFVFSAMAFGFVGLLIGVVIAFQMAFPDLNYLASEYGTFGRLRPLHTNGIIYGFTLSGIWASWYYLGQRVLKITYKEHCFLRAVGLAHFWIYIVLMALAVVTLFAGLTQSKEYSELIWPLDILVVVVWVLWGVSLFGSMGVRREQTIYISLWYFIATFVGISALYIFNNLAVPTYFIAGIGSILHSISFYAGTNDAMVQWWWGHNAVAFVFTSGIIGLIYYFLPKESGQPIFSYKLTLFSFWGLMFIYIWAGGHHLIYSTTPDWIQTLGSVFSVILILPSWGTAINMLLTMRGQWHQIKESPMIKFLILASTWYMLTTLEGPIQSIRSVNGLAHFTDWIIGHVHDAALGWVGFMIIAACFHMVPRIFKRELYSKKLMDAQFWIMTTGIILYFSSMWIAGITQGMMWRDVDDNGNLTYSFINTVVSLFPYYLIRAIGGLMYLVGFIMFIYNILMTISSGRVLEKEPQNATPMAA; the protein is encoded by the coding sequence ATGCAGACAAATACACTAGAGTATGATTACTCAATAGCTAAGTTATTTGTTTTTTCTGCGATGGCTTTTGGATTTGTAGGGCTGCTCATCGGGGTAGTGATTGCATTTCAAATGGCATTCCCAGATTTAAACTATTTAGCTTCAGAATATGGAACTTTTGGTAGGCTTCGACCACTTCATACCAATGGTATTATTTATGGTTTTACATTGAGCGGGATTTGGGCTTCGTGGTATTACTTAGGGCAAAGGGTGCTTAAAATTACATATAAAGAGCATTGTTTTTTACGCGCAGTAGGCTTAGCACATTTTTGGATTTATATTGTGCTTATGGCTCTTGCAGTAGTTACACTTTTTGCTGGATTAACACAATCCAAAGAATACTCTGAACTTATTTGGCCTCTTGATATTCTTGTAGTTGTTGTGTGGGTATTATGGGGTGTGAGCCTTTTTGGAAGTATGGGTGTAAGACGCGAGCAGACAATTTATATTTCATTGTGGTATTTTATTGCTACTTTTGTAGGAATTTCTGCTCTTTATATTTTTAATAATCTTGCAGTTCCAACTTACTTTATCGCAGGTATAGGAAGTATCTTGCATTCAATTTCATTTTATGCAGGGACAAATGATGCTATGGTGCAATGGTGGTGGGGGCATAATGCCGTTGCATTCGTTTTTACTTCAGGTATTATTGGGTTAATCTATTACTTTCTACCTAAAGAATCTGGGCAACCTATCTTCTCATATAAACTTACTTTATTCTCATTCTGGGGACTTATGTTTATTTATATTTGGGCAGGTGGGCATCACTTAATTTATTCAACAACACCTGATTGGATTCAAACACTTGGTTCTGTATTCTCTGTTATTTTGATTTTGCCTTCGTGGGGGACAGCTATCAATATGCTTTTAACAATGCGTGGGCAATGGCATCAAATTAAAGAATCTCCAATGATCAAATTCCTTATTCTTGCTTCAACTTGGTATATGCTGACAACGCTTGAAGGACCAATTCAATCTATTCGTTCAGTCAATGGTTTGGCTCACTTTACAGATTGGATTATTGGACACGTTCATGATGCAGCACTTGGTTGGGTAGGATTTATGATTATCGCAGCGTGCTTCCATATGGTGCCTCGCATATTTAAACGCGAACTTTATTCTAAAAAACTTATGGATGCACAATTTTGGATTATGACAACAGGGATTATCCTTTACTTCTCAAGTATGTGGATTGCAGGTATCACACAGGGTATGATGTGGAGAGATGTTGATGATAATGGAAATCTTACATATAGTTTTATCAACACAGTTGTTTCGCTTTTCCCATATTATCTTATCCGTGCAATTGGTGGTTTGATGTATTTGGTAGGCTTTATAATGTTTATTTACAACATTCTTATGACAATTTCATCAGGCAGGGTGCTTGAAA
- a CDS encoding DNA-methyltransferase, translated as MSKDVQSILKSAFRNKKLFNKRLKLDGLELLSMIASQSIDLCFFDPQYRGVLDKMKYGNEGERQKGRVNLVQMSEEDIVHFLQEIARVLKPSKYLMLWIDKFHLCEGIHPWIKSTNLAIVDLITWDKQKMGMGYRTRRQSEYLLILQKKPLKAKGTWERKNIRDVWSEKIPQDAIKIHPHAKPKGLQSALIESCTKVGEVVLDPASGSFSVLECCKELKRDFIGANI; from the coding sequence ATGAGCAAAGATGTGCAAAGCATTCTTAAAAGTGCATTTCGCAATAAAAAGCTTTTTAATAAGCGTTTAAAGCTTGATGGCTTAGAGCTTTTGTCTATGATAGCATCTCAAAGTATTGATTTATGTTTTTTTGACCCGCAATATCGTGGAGTGTTAGACAAAATGAAATATGGAAATGAGGGCGAGCGACAAAAAGGCAGGGTAAATCTCGTGCAGATGAGCGAGGAGGACATCGTGCATTTTTTGCAAGAGATTGCGCGTGTGTTAAAGCCAAGTAAATATTTAATGCTGTGGATTGATAAATTTCATTTGTGTGAGGGGATTCACCCTTGGATAAAATCTACGAATTTGGCGATTGTGGATTTGATTACTTGGGATAAACAAAAAATGGGTATGGGGTATCGCACAAGGCGACAAAGTGAATATTTGCTTATTTTGCAAAAAAAACCACTTAAAGCCAAAGGCACTTGGGAGAGAAAAAATATCCGTGATGTGTGGAGTGAAAAAATCCCACAAGATGCTATAAAAATCCACCCTCACGCAAAGCCAAAGGGTTTGCAAAGCGCGCTTATAGAATCTTGCACCAAAGTAGGCGAAGTTGTGCTTGACCCGGCAAGCGGTAGCTTTAGCGTATTAGAATGCTGTAAGGAATTAAAGCGAGATTTTATAGGCGCTAATATATAA
- a CDS encoding metallophosphoesterase produces the protein MKILVIVSVVFVVLSLMKLYIYKRFMCYSMVFNKRRKLGIALLVALGIGEISLFIIRDSAFTLTPYIMAGSCIVFAYCLFMAVLCVDICKILARFLRYIFSSQLSNIGDSYQPSKTHQLSTQSSYSLSRRVFLKMLFDLSVAALFVVFSIRSFTNALLPPPIKEVSIKVPNLRNKKTIAMITDVHIGKALGGAFLSKVVAKINALQPDIVVIVGDLVDNKIGEVKADLNPLKDLQSKEGVYYVAGNHEYYHGIDDILAYLHTLNLTILHNTNIELEDLNLAGVSDLAGLRFNYLKPDLASAKKDMNPHKPSILLAHQPKFVRSNDVSDFDVVLCGHTHAGQVFPLSFFVWLDQHYVYGLYELPQRKVSPSDVLPPKKTQLYVSSGVGFWGPAIRFLAPSEIVCLRLE, from the coding sequence ATGAAAATCCTTGTAATTGTAAGCGTTGTTTTTGTTGTTTTAAGTTTAATGAAGTTGTATATATACAAACGATTTATGTGTTATAGTATGGTATTTAACAAACGCAGAAAATTAGGCATTGCTTTGCTTGTGGCACTAGGAATTGGAGAAATCTCTCTTTTTATAATCAGAGATTCAGCCTTTACACTTACGCCATACATTATGGCTGGTTCGTGCATAGTTTTTGCTTATTGTCTTTTTATGGCGGTTTTATGTGTAGATATATGTAAAATATTAGCACGATTTTTAAGGTATATATTTTCTAGTCAATTATCAAATATTGGAGATTCTTATCAGCCCTCTAAGACTCATCAACTCTCTACTCAATCCTCTTATTCCTTATCGCGCCGTGTATTTTTAAAAATGCTTTTTGATTTAAGCGTGGCAGCTTTGTTTGTAGTTTTTAGTATAAGAAGTTTCACGAATGCCCTTTTACCTCCGCCTATTAAAGAAGTGTCCATCAAAGTCCCGAATCTACGCAATAAAAAGACTATTGCAATGATTACTGATGTGCATATAGGCAAGGCTCTAGGTGGAGCATTTCTTTCAAAAGTCGTAGCAAAGATTAATGCACTTCAACCTGATATTGTAGTCATTGTAGGTGATTTGGTGGATAATAAAATAGGAGAGGTTAAAGCAGATTTGAATCCGCTCAAAGATTTGCAAAGCAAGGAAGGTGTATATTATGTCGCAGGTAATCACGAGTATTATCACGGTATAGATGATATTTTGGCATATTTGCATACACTGAATCTTACAATTTTACATAATACAAATATTGAGTTGGAAGATTTGAATCTCGCTGGAGTAAGTGATTTGGCAGGATTACGATTTAATTATTTAAAACCAGATTTAGCATCTGCAAAAAAAGATATGAATCCACACAAACCAAGTATTCTCCTTGCACATCAGCCTAAATTTGTGCGCTCAAATGATGTAAGTGATTTTGATGTAGTGCTATGTGGGCATACACACGCAGGACAAGTATTTCCATTGTCATTTTTTGTATGGTTAGATCAGCATTATGTATATGGGTTGTATGAATTGCCACAACGCAAAGTTTCTCCATCTGATGTTCTTCCACCCAAGAAAACACAGCTGTATGTAAGTAGTGGGGTAGGATTCTGGGGACCTGCTATTCGTTTTTTAGCACCAAGTGAAATTGTATGTTTAAGGCTTGAATAG
- the gatC gene encoding Asp-tRNA(Asn)/Glu-tRNA(Gln) amidotransferase subunit GatC: MRIDDALLGKLERLSMLHIDENKRDDMQKQLSEILGFVENIATIEVPQECFEEQLKNPLRADEPRDAHIAQDVLAHAPNAQENFFIVPKIIE; the protein is encoded by the coding sequence ATGCGTATTGATGACGCGCTGTTGGGCAAACTTGAGCGGCTATCTATGCTTCATATTGATGAGAATAAACGCGATGATATGCAGAAGCAATTAAGTGAGATTCTTGGATTTGTGGAAAACATTGCTACGATTGAAGTGCCGCAAGAATGCTTTGAAGAGCAGCTTAAGAATCCCCTAAGGGCAGATGAGCCACGAGATGCTCATATTGCACAAGATGTGCTTGCTCACGCTCCGAATGCACAAGAGAACTTTTTTATCGTCCCCAAAATCATTGAATGA